From Pristiophorus japonicus isolate sPriJap1 chromosome 1, sPriJap1.hap1, whole genome shotgun sequence, a single genomic window includes:
- the txnl4a gene encoding thioredoxin-like protein 4A: MSYMLPHLHNGWQVDQAILSEEDRVVVIRFGHDWDPTCMKMDEVLYSIAEKVKNFAVIYLVDITEVPDFNKMYELYDPCTVMFFFRNKHIMIDLGTGNNNKINWPMEDKQEMIDIVETVYRGARKGRGLVVSPKDYSTKYRY, encoded by the exons ATGTCGTACATGTTACCACATCTCCACAATGGCTGGCAAGTGGACCAGGCCATTCTGTCGGAGGAGGATCGTGTTGTCGTCATTCGCTTTGGTCACGACTGGGATCCAACTTGTATGAAGATGGATGAGGTGTTGTACAGTATTGCTGAAAAG GTGAAAAACTTTGCTGTTATTTATCTTGTGGATATCACAGAGGTACCAGACTTCAACAAGATGTACGAGTTATATGATCCATGCACAGTTATGTTTTTCTTCAG AAACAAGCACATCATGATTGATTTGGGCACTGGTAACAACAATAAAATTAATTGGCCTATGGAAGACAAACAAGAGATGATTGACATTGTTGAGACAGTTTACAGAGGAGCCCGCAAGGGAAGGGGTCTAGTGGTATCTCCGAAAGACTACTCTACTAAATATAGATATTGA